In the genome of Gossypium hirsutum isolate 1008001.06 unplaced genomic scaffold, Gossypium_hirsutum_v2.1 scaffold_1100, whole genome shotgun sequence, the window CTCTTAATGTTCACCAGAACGAGTGATTATTGTGTTGCATTAGAAGATGTTAAATATGTGTTGTTTTCTTTCACActatattttccttttttcatCTCACAGTGAGAGTTTTCTTTTAAAGTTTCATATTTTTAGAAGATGATAAATTTCATAagatttacttatttatttatattttgtacaAAAATTGCAATATTTGATAATTAGAGAACAATGATTAAGAGTTTATAATAAAAAGAACAATTATTGCAATGTTCCAAAATTTCAacgttttaattaatttcttttgtaAAATTACTTGAAACAAAGAGTAGTACGATTCAAATAAAAGCTCTTACTCTTGGGTTGGCCCATACTCAGTGAAGCATACCGGCAACCAGTACCCTTTCTGCTTGGTTTTGGGCGACTAGCATCTGCATAGTGTAAGAATGGAGTCAGGGGCGAAGGAGGAAGGGAAAGTGCTGGGATACAACAGCAAAAAGGTGAAGAAAGTGGCGATACTTTCAACACTGGCCGCTCTCCTTGATGATCCAATTCTCGCCGATGTCCCTAAGAAACCCAGTTTGTCCGATGTTGATACCCTAATCAACCTTGAACTGGGGAGTGCCATGTGTATCTCTATCTTCAAATTAGATGGAACCTCCTTCGGTACACTTCATAtgctcacacacacacacacacacgcacaGCTAGGCAGGCCTTCAGCCGCATAGAATTTGTGTTTGAAATTAAAGTCAGTACTTATTTGGATTGGTTTTCCTTGGAATTCGAAGATGTTGCAGTGATGAATTCAGCCACAGTGAAAGACTTGAAGCTCGCAATCAAGAAGAAAGTGATCGAGTTAGAGCAATCCAAGATGGGTCATCGACACATTTCATGGTTTATCATCTTGTTTTTCCTCTTAGACCACCCTCACTTTTTTTTTTGGCCAGAACATCCTCACATTAATCGGTGGCATTTTGATGTattagagagagaaaaaaaacagAGCAATTACATTTACTATAAAGTTCTGTTTTTgaagattaatttttttcttttaatgtttaCTTTGTTTGTGGTTATAGGAGGCACGTTTGGGCTAATTTCTGCCTAGCACACCACAATGGGAAGCTCCTTGATGATGACGCCGCACTTCACGATTTTGGCGTTAGAAATAATTCTCAGGTGTTGTATTTGGTCCCTTCACTTTTCTGCAAAtggttctttttattttgttatgatCATTCATTGCTCATTTCCTGCTTATGATCTCACCTTGGAGCCTTAACATCCATTGACCTTGCAAATATCAACTTAAACAAGATTCATGTGCTAACGAAATTATGGGAATCCATCATCCCAAGTAGGTTTTTATAAATATTGTTAAGAGGAATCTCAACTTAAAATTGATCTAGAAATTTGGCTCTCATTTACAATTACTGGGGCTATAATGTCTAGCAGTTGGCGGCATGTAAATTATAAACATGAAGAATTCCTCCTCCTGAGATGTTATGATGTGTATTGCAGGTACATTTTTTACCTTATGTTGTCTCAAAAGGTTCTGGGAGACATTCTAAGAGGAGAAAACACCGTTTCTTCCATGGCCTGAGCAAGCTTTCATGATGACATGCAATCATTCGGGCATCCCTGTTTTCTGATCCAACTCATTCCACAAATTCACAATGTTCCATAGCAAAGTAAATGTGGTACAAGTACATTGATTTCTAGTtgacattttaaataaattttaaagctcTTGTAatactaaatttttaataaattagctTTATCATATCTCGTATTCtcaaaaaccaaataaattgaTCATGTCATCATCTCCCAGACTCCACAATTTTAGTTGAAAAgttaaatgtgtaattatatatAGTATAGATTTAATAATATagtatataaatacacatttaagtaataaatataaattattttattatgatgatatttttatatataaaatcaacAAACAAAAAGCaaataattagatttttaaaagAATGACAAATCTAGACTTTTTGTTTTCATATGTATAGATCCTTTGTCTTTGCCTGTTCATCTCTGTTTTTTGTTTCAGATATATTTATTCATCACTCGAAGCAAAGCAAAAGGAAAAGTCGGAGGGTTTTGAGGAGAGTGAAAAATGGTTGGTCCTACTTCATCGGAGAGTGAAGTCATTCTGGAAATACCATTCGGGTCAGGAGG includes:
- the LOC107939678 gene encoding U11/U12 small nuclear ribonucleoprotein 25 kDa protein → MESGAKEEGKVLGYNSKKVKKVAILSTLAALLDDPILADVPKKPSLSDVDTLINLELGSAMCISIFKLDGTSFDVAVMNSATVKDLKLAIKKKVIELEQSKMGHRHISWRHVWANFCLAHHNGKLLDDDAALHDFGVRNNSQVHFLPYVVSKGSGRHSKRRKHRFFHGLSKLS